The Bacteroidota bacterium DNA segment CCAGTTTACCTTTCTTATAAGGGACTGGCTCGTTTCATACACTCTTTAAAAGTCTATCATCTCTATAAAAGTTTTGTTACCTTGTCAAAGAACTTATCTTTGTACCCCGAGGTAACGCAGGACACACCGCCATCATATAACACTGCATACCCTCAAGTGGGGTGCTTGGTGCATTTTGAAAAGTCAATGCTTTCTACTACCTTTCGTGCCGGTTGACAGAAACGCTGCAAACCAGCCCCACCTGCGGGTATGCAGGAAACGTTATGCGGCAGCCTCTTGGAACGCTATCTCCAAAAGACTTTCTGGCTGTTTTGGCTTTTAGCATTTAAGAAATTTTCTGCAAACTTTCAACACCTGGAGAGGCCATCGCTTCGTGCTTGTTAATTTCCTCACGCACAAAAAATTAAATTTCCCTTACGCAAAATGGCACATTTATTTTTGCCTCATACTCACTAAAAGCCATTCACACATGGCAAAAATAAAAGAGCCATTTCCCAGCCCAAAGTACCTGCACTGAATTTTCTGAAGTTCTCTCTTAATAATTATAAATAAATGCTATGTTTGTGTAGTTTAATTTGAAAGCTATTTTTATTTAAAATGAAAAAATATTTTATAATTATATTGCTTTCTGGCCTTTTGGGATGTCAAGAAGATCAAATTGATGATAGCTCAAAAAGAAATGAAAACTGGGCTTGGTTCATAAATGAAGATACTGGAAAAGGAAGTTGGTTGCCCATTTCTGATAAAATGATAGTTTCAACTGGAGACTATACATTATTTTTTTCAACAGGGGAAATATTAGAGCAAGGAAAAATAAAAGACAGTTTGAATGTTGATACTGCTCGAGTATTTAATAAATCTGGAGAGCTCTTATATCTCAAAATTTTTAACGATAAAAATAATACTGGTAAATATTATATTTCTGATGGAGACTTTACTGAATATTATAATAACGGAAAATTATGGTTTGAAGGAGCTGTTGAAAATCATGAGGAAATAGGACTTTGGACAGAATATGATAAAGACGGAAATATTTTATGGAAAGGTAATTTTTATAATGCTTTTTATTGGAGTTCCAATTATTATTTAAATGGATCTATAAAAGACAGCTCATATTTTGAAAATAATAAGCAACAAGGAATTTATAAACTTTGGTATGAAAATGGAAAAATATCACAAATAACAAATTGGAAAGATCATTTACAAGATGGGGAACAAATTTATTTTCATGATAATGGACAATTAAGAGGTAAAGAATTTTGGATTTCTGGACAAATTCATGGTCTTAGTATTCATTATCATTCAAATGGGAACTTACATTATGAGTCAAATCATTACTATGGTGTTCGCAACGGTTTAAGAAAAGATTTTCATGATAATGGAAATTTGAAGTCTGAAGGATATTTTGAAAAAGGGGTTGCGTTTGGAGACTGGCTATGGTACAATTTAAATGGGAAATTATATCAAAGAGATTCTTATAAAAATGGAAAGCTTATAAGTATTGAAAAGATTGACTAGCCTGTATAAACCGCCTGCACAGCCAAAAGCATATTCACAATTCCCACCAGCCAAACACGCAATCCAAAAATTGCAAATAAGCTTCTGGCTTTTCCAAAAGAATTTAATTTTTTTTCCTCCCCTCTTTAAAATTAACAAACACCCTCACGCACCGCCCAACTGTTGCTATTCATTGACATTGTGCTGTTCGCAACTAATCGTGACTTTCTATAAAGGTTGAAAGGCCGACCGCATAACACTGCATACCCTCAAGTGGCGGTCTAGGTGCTCTATTGCAACGCCTTGGATTTCTATTAACTTTGCTGCCCGCGGTTATTGGTTCGGTGCTGTAATCGCCACCTGCGTATATGCAAATAACGTTAGCCGTAAGCATTGCGGGGCGGTGCGACAGACGAGACAGTCAGCCTTTTTCATTGAGCACCTTTTCTGCAAATTTAGAACGTTCAGGGCAGCCCTTCGCTTCGTGCTTTATTCTTTTCATCGCCCCGCAAAAAACAAAATTGCCAACGCAAAAATCGCACATTTGCTTTTGCCGCATTCGCTCAAAATTCAACACACAAAGGCAAAAGCAAAAGAGCAATTTCGCCAGCCTAAATACCTGCTTTTTATAAATCATAAAAACTTAATTAAATCTAAAAATATTAGTATGTTTGTTAAATATTATCAATTCCTTTTTAAATTTAATTAAACAGAAAAAATGATAAGCAGACTTACTTTTTTGACACTTCTAGTTTGTGTTTTTGTAGGACAAAATTCATTCTCTCAGGAAAAAGCAGAGATAGATACCACAGAGATATGGCATGCAGTTGATGTAATGCCCGTATTCCCTGGCAATGAACCTGCATTATTTAAATTTATTAGCAGCAATTTGAAATATCCAGAAGAAGCTAAAACTAAAAATATCAAAGGAACTGTATTTATTGAATTCGTTATTGATACTGTTGGTAATGTTCGGCCAGAGACAGTTAAAGTAAAAAAATCATTACACCCTTTATTGGATGACGAAGCGATTAGAGTGGTCAAGCTTTTACCACAGTGGAAACCTGGTTTTATAACAATATTAAACAAACCGGCAGAAGTCAATTACGTGTTACCTTTTCAATTTAAATAATACATACAAGTAATTTTATTATGAAACAGTTTATAGTTATTATATTATTTTGTTTTAGTGGTACATTGACATATTCACAACCTCAAGATTCAAAGCCCATTCAGTTTATTTATGGAATAAATCAATTAGATAGTCTTATTCTAGACTTGCAGATGTTTCCTGGGGACGCAATGATGGATATTAGTTTTGTTAAAATTCCTTTGGTTTTTACTATTACAGATAGCGGAAAAGTAAAAGACATTAAAATTTCAGGAAATTCAACAGTAAAGCTTGCAGGTTTTACTGGAAAACCTAGAAATGAAAGACTCATCAAAAAATATTTCGAATCGCAATCTATTGAAATTTGCAAAATGACTGAAGGCTTATGGATTCCAGCAAAAGAAAATGGGAACCCTATTTCAGACACTATTTCACATACATTTTCATTTTCAGTACAAAGGACTTATAAAAAGGTTTTTACTGGAGGAAATAATTTTATAGATTATAATTATGACAATTATGAAGACATAGAGAACTATCCTACGGACAGAATTTATAGGGATATGTCAAAAAACATGACAAATGCACTTTTAGGAAAAAGGTATCATGCAAACTCTACCAAATATGTTCAAAGGAATCAGTTATTAATTGCGGAAATACTTATTGATATAGCAAAATTAAAATTAGATAATAATGTTGATTTGCTTTTTGACCATGGAATTATAAAACAAAAGCTAAACAAATTAAACGAAGCTTGTGACAGTTTTGCAAAAGGTGCTATTTTAGGTGATACTGAAGCGGAGCAAATCAAAAATAAGTATTGTAAATAAGTTGTAAAGAAATTCCGGTACGAAAAGCCTTTCACACAATCCAAGCACATTCACAATTCGCTCAAAATCCAACCCTCAAACCAAAAATTGTAAATAAGCTTGTATTTTTCCCATAGAAGAATTTTG contains these protein-coding regions:
- a CDS encoding toxin-antitoxin system YwqK family antitoxin, which translates into the protein MKKYFIIILLSGLLGCQEDQIDDSSKRNENWAWFINEDTGKGSWLPISDKMIVSTGDYTLFFSTGEILEQGKIKDSLNVDTARVFNKSGELLYLKIFNDKNNTGKYYISDGDFTEYYNNGKLWFEGAVENHEEIGLWTEYDKDGNILWKGNFYNAFYWSSNYYLNGSIKDSSYFENNKQQGIYKLWYENGKISQITNWKDHLQDGEQIYFHDNGQLRGKEFWISGQIHGLSIHYHSNGNLHYESNHYYGVRNGLRKDFHDNGNLKSEGYFEKGVAFGDWLWYNLNGKLYQRDSYKNGKLISIEKID
- a CDS encoding energy transducer TonB, with the translated sequence MISRLTFLTLLVCVFVGQNSFSQEKAEIDTTEIWHAVDVMPVFPGNEPALFKFISSNLKYPEEAKTKNIKGTVFIEFVIDTVGNVRPETVKVKKSLHPLLDDEAIRVVKLLPQWKPGFITILNKPAEVNYVLPFQFK